A genomic window from Solanum stenotomum isolate F172 chromosome 10, ASM1918654v1, whole genome shotgun sequence includes:
- the LOC125878188 gene encoding ankyrin repeat-containing protein At5g02620-like, with protein MEKEVSFQSEKMEKQQNGVMEKQKSFRIVMERQVSFSIEKKRDKESPGKRGDSPLHLAARAGNLGKVKEIIQKFDNSKGVKELLSLQNQQGETALYIAAENGHTLVVVEILKHLDLQVASLVANNGYDAFHVAAKQGHLEVLKELLHSFPNLVMATDSSNSTALHTAAAQGHVDVVNLLLEIDSNLAKIARNNGKTVLHTAARMGHLEIVKSLLRKDPEIGFRTDSKGQSALHMAVKGQNVGIVLELIKPNPSVLALEDNKGNRALHIATKKGRPQMVQCLISIECIDLNAINKSGETALDIAEKFGMPEVVSILKVAGATHSKDHGKPPNNTKQLKQTVSDIRHDVQSQLQQSRQTGFKVRKIAKKVKKLHISGLNNAINNATVVAVLIATVAFAAIFTVPGQYVEQKKDGFSLGEANVAEKAAFIIFFLFDSMALFISIAVVVVQTSLVVIEPRAKKLLIFWINRLMWAACLFISVSFISLAYVVVGSKERWLAIFATVIGSTIMITTIGSMCYCVVRHRLEESKMRSIRRAGTHSHSYAMSVASDTELYGESYKRMYAV; from the exons ATGGAAAAAGAAGTTAgttttcaaagtgaaaaaatggaaaaacagCAAAATGGGGTTATGGAGAAGCAGAAAAGTTTTAGGATAGTAATGGAGAGGCAAGTTAGTTTTAGTATTGAGAAGAAAAGGGATAAGGAATCACCAGGGAAAAGAGGGGATTCCCCTCTTCATCTTGCAGCTAGAGCAGGGAATTTAGGAAAGGTGAAAGAAATTATTCAAAAGTTTGATAATAGCAAAGGGGTTAAGGAGTTGTTGTCTTTGCAAAACCAGCAAGGTGAGACTGCATTATATATTGCTGCAGAAAATGGACATACTTTGGTAGTTGTAGAGATTTTGAAACATTTGGACCTTCAAGTTGCTTCTCTTGTAGCAAATAATGGATATGATGCATTCCATGTTGCAGCAAAGCAAGGTCATCTTG AAGTACTGAAGGAACTGTTACATTCGTTTCCAAACCTGGTTATGGCTACAGATTCATCCAATTCTACAGCCTTACATACAGCAGCTGCCCAGGGACACGTTGATGTCGTAAATCTGCTTCTGGAGATTGATTCGAACCTTGCTAAGATAGCTCGGAACAATGGGAAAACTGTGCTCCATACAGCAGCGAGAATGGGACACTTGGAAATAGTTAAGTCCCTTCTGAGAAAAGATCCTGAGATTGGCTTTCGAACAGATAGTAAAGGCCAAAGTGCCTTGCACATGGCTGTAAAAGGACAAAATGTTGGCATTGTGCTCGAGTTAATAAAACCGAATCCTTCTGTATTGGCCTTGGAAGATAACAAAGGAAATAGAGCTCTTCATATTGCAACAAAAAAGGGACGGCCACAG ATGGTACAATGTCTGATATCAATTGAATGCATCGATCTGAATGCCATTAATAAGTCCGGAGAAACAGCTCTTGATATTGCAGAAAAGTTTGGAATGCCAGAGGTTGTTTCCATTCTGAAGGTGGCGGGAGCTACCCATTCCAAAGATCATGGGAAGCCCCCAAATAATACTAAGCAACTCAAGCAGACTGTCAGTGATATAAGACATGATGTTCAGTCCCAACTCCAACAGAGTCGTCAGACAGGCTTCAAAGTACGGAAAATTGCTAAGAAAGTGAAGAAGCTCCACATTAGTGGTCTCAACAATGCCATAAACAATGCCACAGTTGTTGCTGTCCTTATTGCTACTGTAGCTTTTGCTGCCATCTTTACTGTGCCTGGTCAGTATGTTGAACAGAAAAAAGATGGCTTTTCGCTTGGTGAAGCAAATGTAGCTGAAAAAGCAGCTTTCATAATCTTCTTCTTGTTTGACAGTATGGCCTTGTTTATTTCCATTGCTGTTGTTGTTGTCCAGACCTCTCTGGTTGTGATTGAACCGAGAGCAAAGAAGCTACTCATATTTTGGATAAACAGGCTCATGTGGGCAGCTTGTCTCTTCATCTCAGTGTCCTTTATTTCGCTTGCTTATGTGGTTGTTGGATCGAAAGAAAGATGGCTTGCTATCTTTGCAACTGTGATTGGTAGCACCATAATGATCACTACAATTGGTTCCATGTGTTACTGTGTGGTTCGACATAGGCTAGAAGAGTCAAAGATGAGGAGTATAAGAAGGGCAGGGACTCATTCACATTCATACGCTATGTCTGTGGCATCAGATACAGAGCTCTATGGTGAAAGCTACAAGAGGATGTATGCAGTCTAG